From Erigeron canadensis isolate Cc75 chromosome 8, C_canadensis_v1, whole genome shotgun sequence, one genomic window encodes:
- the LOC122609835 gene encoding serine--tRNA ligase-like — protein MLGINLFKRNPDIIRESQRRRFANVEIVDKIIQLYENWKTHQFELEQFRKDFNKINKQVAKLRIAGQDASSLIKDTEENKQFTAKKEVQVLEARTALLSNLDLVGNIVHDSVPVSNDEADNEIVRSWGEKREATKLRNHVELVDLLGIADMKRGANVAGGRGYYLKGDGVHLNQALVNFGLNFLEEKGYTLLQTPFFMRKDVMAKCAQLAQFDEELYKVTGEGDDKYLIATAEQPLCAYHMDEWIPPIQLPLKYAAYSSCFRKEAGTHGRDTLGIYRVHQFEKLEQFCITGPNGNDSWDMHEEMIKNAEEFYQMLKIPYQIVNIVSGALNDAAAKKYDLEAWFPASSTYRELVSCSNCTDYQSRKLEIRCGQKKSNEETKQYCHLLNSTLTATERTICCILENYQKEDGVEVPTVLQRYMGGKTFLPFQNPSTNKTKEKKSKA, from the exons ATGCTGGGAATAAATTTATTCAAGCGAAATCCAGACATCATACGCGAATCTCAACGACGTCGTTTTGCTAATGTTGAAATTGTCGATAAAATTATTCAACTTTATGAAAACTGGAAAACTCATCAGTTTGAGCTTGAGCAGTTCCGAAAAGATTTCAATAAGATTAATAAACAAGTTGCCAAACTACGAATAGCCGGACAGGATGCGAGTTCCTTGATCAAAGATACCGAGGAAAACAAACAATTTACTGCAAAGAAAGAGGTGCAGGTGCTGGAAGCTCGAACTGCATTGCTTTCGAATCTTGATTTGGTTGGAAATATCGTTCATGATTCCGTTCCGGTTAGCAACGATGAG GCAGATAATGAGATAGTTCGGAGTTGGGGGGAGAAGAGGGAGGCAACAAAACTGAGAAATCATGTGGAGCTTGTTGATCTTCTTGGAATTGCGGATATGAAAAGAGGCGCTAATGTTGCCGGTGGTAGAGGGTACTATTTGAAAGGAGACGGGGTTCATCTCAATCAAGCTCTTGTTAATTTTGGGTTAAattttttggaagaaaagggTTACACGCTGTTGCAAACACCGTTCTTCATGAGGAAAGATGTCATGGCTAAGTGTGCTCAATTAGCACAATTTGATGAAGAACTTTATAAAGTAACTGGTGAGGGAGATGATAAATATTTGATTGCTACTGCTGAACAACCGCTTTGTGCTTATCATATGGATGAGTGGATCCCTCCAATACAATTACCATTAAAATATGCCGCATATTCCTCTTGCTTTCGTAAAGAAGCTGGTACACATGGTCGTGACACTCTTGGGATTTATCGTGTTCATCAGTTTGAGAAACTGGAACAGTTCTGTATAACGGGCCCAAACGGTAACGATTCCTGGGACATGCATGAGGAAATGATCAAAAATGCCGAGGAGTTTTATCAGATGTTGAAAATTCCTTATCAGATAGTGAATATTGTTTCTGGTGCGTTAAATGATGCTGCTGCTAAGAAGTATGATCTCGAAGCATGGTTTCCGGCATCTAGCACTTACAGAGAGCTTGTGTCGTGCTCAAACTGCACCGATTACCAATCAAGAAAGTTGGAGATCAGATGTGGACAAAAGAAG AGTAATGAGGAGACCAAGCAGTATTGTCATCTGTTGAATTCTACCCTCACGGCAACAGAAAGGACTATTTGTTGCATTCTTGAGAACTACCAGAAGGAAGATGGTGTTGAAGTGCCAACAGTTTTACAGAGATATATGGGTGGCAAGACTTTTCTGCCTTTCCAAAATCCttcaacaaacaaaacaaaagagaaGAAGTCAAAGGCGTAG